A single window of Channa argus isolate prfri chromosome 10, Channa argus male v1.0, whole genome shotgun sequence DNA harbors:
- the thoc3 gene encoding THO complex subunit 3, whose translation MFNMASQYYQEMQESFKNNSKSREFPAHTAKVHSVAWSCDGRRLASGSFDKTASVFVLEKDRLVKENNYRGHGDSVDQLCWHPTNPDLFVTASGDKTIRIWDVRTTKCIATVNTKGENINICWSPDGQTIAVGNKDDVVTFIDAKTHRSKAEEQFKFEVNEISWNNDNDMFFLTNGNGCINILSYPELKPIQSINAHPSNCICIKFDPTGKYFATGSADALVSLWDVEELVCVRCFSRLDWPVRTLSFSHDGKMLASASEDHFIDIAEVETGEKLWEVQCDSPTFTVAWHPKRPLLAYACDDKEGKYDNNREAGTVKLFGLPNDS comes from the exons ATGTTCAACATGGCGTCGCAGTACTATCAAGAAATGCAGGAGAGCTTcaaaaataacagcaaaagTCGGGAATTCCCGGCTCATACAGCCAAAGTTCACTCGGTGGCGTGGAGCTGTGATGGCAGGAGACTCGCCTCCGGCTCGTTTGATAAAACTGCTAGCGTTTTTGTCCTCGAAAAGGACCGTTTG GTGAAGGAGAACAACTACAGAGGTCACGGAGACAGTGTAGATCAGCTTTGCTGGCATCCAACCAACCCAGATCTGTTTGTCACAGCTTCTGGAGACAAGACCATTCGCATATGGGACGTCCGGACCACTAAATGTATTGCTACTGTCAATACGAAAG gaGAGAACATAAATATTTGCTGGAGCCCTGATGGTCAAACTATCGCTGTTGGGAACAAAGATGACGTGGTGACTTTCATTGATGCAAAGACCCATCGCTCCAAGGCAGAAGAGCAGTTCAAGTTCGAGGTGAACGAGATCTCTTGGAACAACGACAATGACATGTTCTTCCTCACAAATGGCAATGGCTGCATAAATATTCTAAG TTATCCAGAGCTGAAGCCCATTCAGTCCATCAATGCTCACCCATCCAACTGCATCTGTATCAAGTTCGACCCCACAGGAAAATACTTTGCCACAGGAAGTGCAGACGCCCTGGTCAGCCTGTGGGACGTAGAAGAGCTGGTGTGTGTCCGCTGCTTCTCTAG GCTAGACTGGCCAGTAAGGACTCTGAGCTTCAGTCATGATGGCAAGATGTTGGCCTCTGCCTCAGAGGATCACTTTATAGACATTGCAGAGGTGGAAACAG GAGAAAAACTGTGGGAGGTTCAGTGTGATTCGCCAACATTTACTGTGGCCTGGCACCCAAAAAGGCCGCTGCTGGCCTACGCTTGCGACGACAAGGAGGGAAAGTACGACAACAACCGAGAGGCAGGAACCGTCAAACTGTTCGGCCTCCCCAATGACTCCTGA